One part of the Mytilus trossulus isolate FHL-02 chromosome 11, PNRI_Mtr1.1.1.hap1, whole genome shotgun sequence genome encodes these proteins:
- the LOC134690112 gene encoding protocadherin Fat 3-like: protein MSLTVTDKQTYRCNLGTVSPNDGIFIIKQPTGTDPFNLYLKGGSMKDMDYDAKPQYTVTAVCTDDYGLAAEKIFYVNVEKNIEPVINVLPTTEQKSTLRTKSGDPIYQVDITDPDTLAEDLTYSITCSPTQCPFKISPTGEITATEDLTLHKVSPYEIYVVVKDEQRTTGPKTLTVELTDINDRPVIDNLGVTSLTQPIDENIDGDTTIGRQVYDIDITDDNIVDTHTFSATANPNGCSDLYSLDPTTGVVSTTAILNYEELKTSSPQRHICDLIVTVDDGRETSIQKKLRIEVTDVNEQQTGFEEDLYTIIGTEGTKGTVLPAAGFVVNDVDINDVQTYTMDCKDKQSYFEMDRTTGRITQLQEYDLDPNNWPFNTPKCDVTATDKAGHTVTTKLNIRIEEINDNPPKLNQRTYYRNVPQNTPVGSQLLSCTSTDDDVKTEHTQRSYSLGDSNFAVDNSCNIRSATDFSGYPVGTTFTFPLTATDTDDTSLNDEATVTIVIIDPTTTTVTTTVANTITNANNNNGNTGTGTGTGTGTSNTGNSGSPAAFLSRPTDLAWFIPAMIALAVMAALIGYMIYRCCRVPGFCARLFSDTCGCFNDRDCCGKRGRGRITNPKAAKKNNAVSDKSEPRSKEKPQKPRKIRDPESNDGKSEWNIWSHSDFSAKTDCR from the exons ATGTCACTAACGGTGACAGATAAACAGACCTACAGGTGTAACCTTGGAACAGTCAGTCCGAATGATGGGATATTTATCATCAAACAACCAACTGGAACTGATC CTTTTAATCTTTATCTGAAGGGAGGTTCAATGAAAGATATGGACTATGATGCCAAACCTCAGTATACAGTTACCGCAGTGTGTACAGATGACTACGGACTAGCAGCagaaaagatattttatgtcaatgttgagaaaaatattgaacccGTTATTAATGTTTTGCCAA cTACTGAACAAAAGTCAACATTACGTACAAAGTCTGGAGATCCGATTTATCAGGTGGATATAACAGACCCAGATACTTTAGCAGAAGACCTGACTTATAGTATAACATGCTCTCCAACTCAGTGTCCTTTTAAAATCTCACCAA CTGGTGAAATAACAGCTACAGAAGATTTAACCTTACATAAAGTAAGCCCATATGAAATTTATGTGGTAGTAAAAGACGAACAGCGAACAACTGGACCAAAAACACTGACTGTAGAGCTAACag atatcaatGATAGACCAGTAATTGATAACCTTGGTGTGACGTCACTTACACAGCCAATTGACGAAAATATAGACGGTGACACCACGATAGGTCGACAGGTTTACGATATCGATATCACTGACGACAATATTGTTGACACCCACACATTTTCTGCGACAGCGAATCCCAATGGTTGCTCCGACTTGTACAGCCTCGATCCAACAA cTGGTGTTGTGTCTACGACAGCTATATTAAATTATGAAGAACTTAAAACAAGTAGTCCTCAACGTCATATCTGCGATCTAATTGTTACGGTGGATGACGGAAGGGAAACATCAATACAAAAGAAATTAAGGATAGAGGTCACTGATGTCAATGAGCAACAAACTGGTTTTGAAGAAGATTTATACACTATTATAGGAACAGAAGGAACT AAAGGAACGGTTTTACCGGCTGCTGGATTTGTGGTCAATGACGTGGATATTAATGATGTACAGACTTACACTATGGACTGTAAAGACAAACAAAGTTATTTTGAAATGGACCGAACTACAGGAAGAATAACACAACTTCAAGAATATGATTTAGATCCGAATAATTGGCCATTCAATACCCCAAAGTGTGATGTGACAGCAACAGACAAAGCAGGTCATACAGTTAcaacaaaactaaatataaggATAGAAGAAATTAACGACAACCCCCCGAAACTGAATCAAAGAACATACTACAGAAATGTACCACAAAATACACCTGTAGGATCCCAACTTTTGTCGTGTACATCAACAGACGATGACGTCAAAACGGAACATACACAACGCTCATATTCCTTAGGTGATTCAAATTTTGCCGTGGACAATAGCTGTAATATTCGATCAGCTACAGACTTCAGTGGATATCCAGTGGGCACAACATTTACCTTCCCACTTACTGCCACTGATACAGATGACACATCATTGAATGACGAGGCAACTGTCACTATTGTCATAATTGATCCGACGACTACTACCGTCACTACCACAGTTGCCAATACCATCACCAACGCAAACAACAATAATGGTAATACAGGAACAGGAACCGGAACCGGAACCGGAACTAGTAATACCGGAAACAGTGGATCACCTGCTGCTTTCTTAAGTCGTCCGACAGACCTTGCATGGTTTATACCTGCCATGATAGCTCTTGCAGTTATGGCTGCATTGATAGGTTATATGATTTACCGATGTTGCAGGGTTCCTGGGTTCTGCGCACGACTATTCTCTGATACGTGTGGTTGCTT CAATGATAGGGATTGCTGTGGCAAGAGAGGTAGAGGGAGAATAACCA